The Diceros bicornis minor isolate mBicDic1 chromosome 13 unlocalized genomic scaffold, mDicBic1.mat.cur SUPER_13_unloc_1, whole genome shotgun sequence genome includes a window with the following:
- the LOC131401656 gene encoding centromere-associated protein E-like, with product MAGRMAEEKAITVCVRLRPLSRKEALGGAMQDHWKTDNNTIYQVDGSISFNFDRVFLNNESTENVYEEIAVPIIDSAMQGYNGPIFAYGQTASGKTYTMIGSKDDLGIIPRAIHDIFNKVKKGKKKGRA from the exons ATGGCCGGCAGGATGGCGGAGGAGAAGGCCATCACCGTCTGCGTGCGCCTGCGGCCCCTCAGCAG gaaAGAAGCTCTTGGAGGGGCTATGCAAGATCACTGGAAAACTGACAATAATACTATTTATCAAGTTGATGGAAGTATATCCTTCAATTTTG atcgTGTCTTTCTCAATAATGAATCGACTGAAAATGTGTATGAAGAAATAGCAGTACCAATCATAGACTCTGCCATGCAAGGCTACAATG GTCCTATATTTGCCTATGGGCAGACTGCTTCAGGCAAAACATATACCATGATCGGTTCCAAAGATGATTTAGGAATAATCCCCAGGGCAATTCATGACATTTTCAACAAAGTGAAGAAG ggaaagaagaaaggcagagcatAG